A genomic segment from Paralichthys olivaceus isolate ysfri-2021 chromosome 22, ASM2471397v2, whole genome shotgun sequence encodes:
- the LOC109637690 gene encoding protein phosphatase 1 regulatory subunit 15B-like: MTDDRCVSGGQSLVSPTRLWVTPADLNSKESSKLSLAEDWMRANPLCPELSGTKTPTAATADVFVLSQADDEGSDSNSKVNSDSDCLSKSWCQTVDSFCVREDSEETDAESVSLLNSFSCSSDPSNPLNPQFPLRIQGPDKASPSSSFGCKDKASTPTPSTSTSSSSMAKSCVSTKKVQFSEYVEVCFLSYEEDRRGPWLKAAFDRMRFKKRCQDIEMIIDYCLQPEHRSFIYSYLYGKDTSV, from the exons ATGACTGATGACAGATGTGTATCCGGCGGGCAGAGCCTTGTCTCTCCAACCAGGCTTTGGGTCACGCCAGCTGACCTCAACAGTAAAGAAAGCTCAAAATTGTCCTTGGCTGAAGACTGGATGAGAGCAAACCCACTATGTCCAGAGCTATCTGGGACAAAAACCCCCACTGCAGCAACAGCTGATGTGTTTGTTCTGAGCCAAGCTGATGACGAGGGATCTGACTCAAACAGCAAGGTTAACTCTGACTCTGATTGCCTGTCGAAGTCTTGGTGCCAGACAGTGGACAGCTTTTGTGTCAGGGAGGACAGCGAGGAAACGGATGCTGAGAGCGTCTCTTTGTTGAACTCATTCAGCTGCTCCTCAGATCCCTCCAACCCACTTAACCCTCAATTCCCACTCAGGATTCAAGGGCCAGACAAGGCCTCTCCATCATCTTCATTTGGATGCAAGGACAAGGCCTCCACCCCGACCCCCTCCACTTcaacctcttcttcctccatggCCAAGAGTTGTGTTTCAACCAAAAAG GTTCAATTCTCTGAATATGTGGAGGTGTGCTTCCTCAGTTATGAGGAGGATCGCCGGGGTCCCTGGCTGAAGGCGGCCTTTGACCGCATGCGATTCAAGAAACGCTGCCAGGACATTGAGATGATCATTGACTACTGCCTCCAGCCGGAGCACCGcagctttatatacagttacCTCTATGGCAAGGACACATCTGTGTGA